The genomic DNA atcctttctggtttgggtaggccaccgtagtttcctgacacacttccaaaagagagagataaacaAACCATTCCTTTATAATCTGCAttttcaccactagatgtcactaattcttacacaatgTACCTTTTTAAAGGCTGtggactaaaaaataaaaaccaagcGCTCACACACCGACTGTCGGGGAActgttaatgtttaatttacGGAGATTTGGATTTAGTTTGTGAGCTCTGCCTAGTGCTTGGAGTGTCAGTATTATTATGAGGCAGAAACTCCACACAACTCTATTactatatacatgtatatatataaatatatataatacacacacacacacaatccagtGACAGTAAAAACTATCCTCAGTGGTAGTGATGAGCATTATCTGATTTGAAGGTTATTTTGTTCATCGTCATAAAtccagcttctttttttttccttaaagactgataaattaaaaatgaaggaagctttcatttattttacaacagcaaaaaataaGGTGTGGGGGGGTTTATGGTTTGATTAAAAGGTGAAATCAGTAAATTTTCTGTGGCAGggtcataatttaaaaaagaaaaaaaaaaagtttggtgaAAGCGTGGTGGGTGTTGTGCAGACACCGTTCTCCTTGAAGCAGAGGTGTGAGGTTCATTTAGCTACACAGTTTCCAGAGCCGTCGCGCcgctggaggaggaggcgttAATTCAGTTTGCAGTCCTTCAGTGTTTCTTCTCGAGCCCTGTGCGCGCGAGCTTGTCACGCTCCATTTTCAGGTGGAAATTGTCTTTTTCGTTTTTTTGCGGTTCCTCCTCTCCGCGGCTGGTTCGGGCCGATCTGGAGGAAGCGACACGTTGGCTCCGTGTCGTCGCCGCGCTCGTCCAGTCCGCCCGCCATCACTGTGGCGTTGAATCTCCGTTGACTTCTATGCCGTGTTGCTGCAGCTGAGCTCGAAGCAGCGCGTTATCGTTCTTGAGCTCCTCGATCTGGAAAACCACAGCAGATGATTAGACGTCAGAAGagaaattcaaatgtatttttatagcaCACTCTTCATcgcatacatacataaaacagaCAGTTATTTAAGCCTTCAAACTCCTCAAACAGCCTTTAAAATTATTGaaattataaaatgtgttgtgtcacttttcaataaaaacaaatgttactttccaatctttgtttttaaaaagcttttccATAAACACGGCATTGTTTGATCCACACAAACCCCCCCAAACAACTCTTTAACAAGCTTCAAACATTAAAGGTCAGCgtaaacacaggtgtgtgtgtgtgtgtgtgtgtttgtgttggtgaaGAGAACCTGTTGTCTCAGCAGCTCGTTGTCCATCTTGACTCGCTCCACCTCCTTGCAgctctcctgcagctgctggttGCTCTGACGCAGCTCTCGGATGTAGTCGCAGGCTTTGTACAGGATACTTCCTTTACTCTGAGGGGTCGATATAAAAACCACCACACGTGTTCAAGAAAaagactcattttaaaaacacttcacattAACCTTTTAGCACCCAGGTTCTTGTCAACCACTCACCGCTCCAGTTCTGCTGTCGACGCTGCAGTCAGGGATGATTTTCGACAGCGTAACAATCCAGTTGTTAattttgtctcttcttcttctctccactgccaAGAAAAGAGGAGACGCACTCTGTTAGGCTTTGTCCCCCACTCACTCAAAAGACAGGAAAACATGTTGCATACCTTCATTGTGCTGCGCTCTTCGTCTCTCGTCTCTAGGAGCTCGGGGACCGTCCACCTTCCTGTGAAGAcacagcaggggaaaaaaagacagaaaaacaaaacaaaactgtgaatgAAATGGCAGATTTTTAATATATACCTCAACTAGAACACACACTTCATCAAGTGCATCCAAACTAAAACCCTGTAAGTCGTAGTGGATTTTGTGGATTATGTTCTTTGGGTGGACGTTTGACGAGCTGTGTCAGATACACCTTTTAGTTTTAAGTGTTCCtgttaagctgtgtttccaaaagctttctctattttctctccactttttTTGATGATATGTTGAATATGTAAATTAATCATTTCCAAGATTCTGCAATTTGTTTGGGTTCTCAAAAAAATCGCGACCCCTCTGTGGGTCCTAACCCagactttgagaaccactgttgTTAAGGACTAGGATGATTAAGAAACTATTATTTTTCTACTTATcagaataatatatataaatgtaacatacacacaatatgtttctcttctctgttagtgtcacttcctgtcaaacaCGTTATTGTAGttttatgacaaaataaatacacatttcaccctggccttcaaaataagactGTGGCTTTTTACTACTTCCTGTGTAAAAATAGCTTCACAACAGATAATCCTATTGTTTCTGTCCTTCTTATTCATGTTATCTCCCATTTTTGTAGTGCGATTAAGTGGTTATACTAcacaggtgaaaacaaacaaatttaatGTTATCTTTGGTTCAGGTTTagtgacaggaagtagtcacgATCTTGCCGGCACAGGTCGGAGTAGTGACAGAGGGAATTGTGGTAAAACACGTCAAAGTCTTGGTACGTTTCTAGAAGTGCTCATGAACTGCtcaaaatacagaataaatcaccatatatttattgatttgtgaTCCACCAAACCTCTGTCTCTACAACACATGATGGGGGGGGGCACAATGTGGGGGGAGGTGGGGGCGTATGTGAAAGTTCATCTCACCAGTTTGAACTGCCATGCTGCAACATCTCGCTCTCACCAAGGTCTCTGGGGACGGCAGGTAAGTGGGACAGAGTGTGGTTTTCagatgtttggatgtttgaaATGATGTATATTATCACGTTGTCTATATTATCGTCATTTGTACACACAAGTCACAATAAACGGAATGGTTTTCAAaacagggaggggaggggggagacaAGGAGGAAATTCCAAGTCCACTGTGAAGGCACagggacagagaagaagaacttttaaaaacgtgtgtgtgtgtgtgtgtgagagagtggcAGCGATTTGGCAACTTCGGGAGCAGCAAATGTCGTGTCAGACTCACGCGGTGTAGGTGTGCGTGCGCGGTGCGATGGTGCGAGGGCTCGTCGTCTGCAGCACTTCGGGGGGGCTCATCATCACGTAAAACTGACCTGCATTTACAGagggacacatttaaaaaaaaaaagtcagtttagcTGACCTCAACAAATTCCAAgatattataaaacaaaataatccagGAAGCATGAGACagcattttcacacacagactgggGCCTCCACAGAGTTAAGTCACGTTTCCTCACCTCCTGCCTGTGTGATCGTCGGGTCGGCGGTGGCCTGCACCGACACGGCCGTGGCTGTGCCGTCGCTGACGGTGGCGGCGGGAAAATAAGCAAAACGTGTCTCGCCGCCCACCGTCTCCCCGCCAGGGCTGCCCCCATTACTGAAGGGGTTCTGGATAACAGCCTGTGAAAAGGGTGGAGCCAGGGATACATCAGTCAAAGACTCATTTGGAAACATAACGTATAATAGATACAGGCATTCACTGATACAATATCCAGTAGGTGGTAGGTTAACTAATACATTTTACGTAATTTTGAGGATGTATAAAACAGTATCAGGCCAGATTGTGATATCGGTATGATATTAAGTCATCCATCCATGATGTCGACTCACCTGAGCCACAGCCTGAGGGGCTCCAGCAAACGCTGCGGTGGAGACAACGCTAACGGCTCCACTTCCATCAGCTGTAGCCTCTAACTGATCGTCTGTCACCTGAACCACACGATAGGTCACCTGAGGTCAGAGCAGAGGGTCAGAGGGTGATGCACAAACCAGAAGACAAAGttaatgtaaaaatacagaCACTTTATCTTTTCTAGCAATAATGAtggtataaaaacaacatttcatctccctttttaataataatttactcaACCGTTCTCAGGAGGGAGCACTATAGAGCAGTTACAAGAGTGTTGTCGTcctttgcatttgttttattgtaatgtatgtaatgtgCTTTTAAACGAGCCTCTGAAGCAACAGGATATcaatttattattgattttcaaTTGATCTGTCAATTGTTTCCTTGTTTAGTccttatgtcagaaaatgttggttGGTATTTCCCAAACAACTGTTCTCTGTgaaacggagcaaagaaaccagaaaatatttacatttaagctgaaaaatcaatcaatcaatcaattaatattattaatcgaataatcggtgCAGCCCTAAAACTAGCtaacatgtaaataatgtttacCACAAGAGTTCTCACCTGTCCTCCATTGTTCTCGGTGCGAAACTGGTACTGCACATTGTGGTCAGTGAACGCAGCCTGGGAGACACCGGCGATGGTCACCGCAGACTGCTCCTCCGCCCCCACCGCTTCCCCTGCAACACAAGGGTCAGTATAGGTCACACAGGGGTCACGAACTGAACCAGAGCCAT from Solea senegalensis isolate Sse05_10M linkage group LG20, IFAPA_SoseM_1, whole genome shotgun sequence includes the following:
- the usf2 gene encoding upstream stimulatory factor 2 isoform X1; this translates as MDMLEQSLDSSASHDKQESEEVVQLQEGEAVGAEEQSAVTIAGVSQAAFTDHNVQYQFRTENNGGQVTYRVVQVTDDQLEATADGSGAVSVVSTAAFAGAPQAVAQAVIQNPFSNGGSPGGETVGGETRFAYFPAATVSDGTATAVSVQATADPTITQAGGQFYVMMSPPEVLQTTSPRTIAPRTHTYTADLGESEMLQHGSSNWKVDGPRAPRDERRRAQHNEVERRRRDKINNWIVTLSKIIPDCSVDSRTGASKGSILYKACDYIRELRQSNQQLQESCKEVERVKMDNELLRQQIEELKNDNALLRAQLQQHGIEVNGDSTPQ
- the usf2 gene encoding upstream stimulatory factor 2 isoform X2; its protein translation is MDMLEQSLDSSASHDKQESEEVVQLQEGEAVGAEEQSAVTIAGVSQAAFTDHNVQYQFRTENNGGQVTYRVVQVTDDQLEATADGSGAVSVVSTAAFAGAPQAVAQAVIQNPFSNGGSPGGETVGGETRFAYFPAATVSDGTATAVSVQATADPTITQAGGQFYVMMSPPEVLQTTSPRTIAPRTHTYTAKVDGPRAPRDERRRAQHNEVERRRRDKINNWIVTLSKIIPDCSVDSRTGASKGSILYKACDYIRELRQSNQQLQESCKEVERVKMDNELLRQQIEELKNDNALLRAQLQQHGIEVNGDSTPQ